The genomic DNA tattcatcaaggctcaggctgccttgatggtgtggtgcacttggcatctgcaaacgccgctgctggcaagcaaggtggttctccaaccacccgagctccaaccacacgtccaccatcaTTTCCCAGCACCAGATATGCgcacggcaccaccacggaggcacctacatcatcaagcgtgtgacatatgaaaaaaaaaattgagcctaattaatcttaaataaagtAAGTATCAACATtatttacttaccctcatgaattggtccacTCCAATttaacggcacgatggccgccAACCACACACAGCTCAAAAGGAAGCAAATAATTCTTTGCaacatatatttatttatcTATTGACAGAAGCATATTGTTCAAATGATCAACCCATCAATACTCTAAGATCTCCACACAGTGAGGCAAAGGAGATTAAAATTAAATGCTTGGAGAAACTGATGCCTAGTATAGATAACAAATGACAGTACCTGAATCAGTGGAGCGGGCGGGGcacgccggggccggggcggtgcCGGGTGCGCGCCACCGGGGACAGGGTGAGGGAGGCGCGGCCATGAGTGTGGGTGTGTGCATGTGCGCGTGAGTtagggcgggcggccgggggttAATttaggggctttgccgagtgctagatcgccggcactcggcaaagtcccttttttattttttattttgaattatCAAACGGTAGCTTCGCCTGGCGGTGGGCTCGCggaaacgtttgccgagtgttgaatAGTAGATGCTCGGCAAATagctactttgccgagtgttttgatatgacactcggcaaagtacgcTTATATTTCATGTGTAAACCTTCAATAACATGTTTTACTAATTTTTCCCCATAAACTTTGAAAAAATCTAGTCAAAATCACTAAACAATGCCtatttcatttttctactaatattattccattatttcatggagttatagctcaaattgaatttatatctattaaatttatataattacagttaataaataaaaattatcaaacggatcccaaaatttgacatgaatcaatctatgttgtctattacctatacaaaaaaaatttgaagtcaaacccaaaTTCAAGTGTCAGTtggactcaaaatcttaccggatccttccaacttctacgaatcttctccggagatgcttcgatttgTAAGCATCATACGTCAAAAATGGtacgaaaccttctcaattttttaccacagcctccacatatgatatCATGGCATCTTGACAAacctcatgattttcagactttgtttgttttttttgagaatttaaaaatcattcggccacacgttcgtggtcgtgttttctgaacaaaatgttcgaaatttcttttcatttactggatgagacctcaattcagactcattaacatgaatatgattttttcactcattttattccattatttcaatcacttgcagttcaaatttgacttaaatcaacgaattactctaaatgaaattaattcattaaatatagcaaacagaccaagaaatagaccaccttctaacatgcagtgccaaatgttgTACATgaggagtagaaaaagtgtggagggtaGAGGAGGGAAAAATAGTtttggttttgccgagtgtcgcaaaaaacactcggcaaccataggcgtttgccgagtgccggaagaaaacacttggcaaacatatgactttgccgagtgtcgagcgAAGCACTTGGCAAACCTggaattttgccgagtgtctgtgatggacactcggcaaaggcctaaTGTCCGGCACGCCCCCTAACGGATGTCGCACGTGCCGGTCACATGGtgaagatttgccgagtgtcggttatggctttgccgagtgttttccatTTGACATTCGGGAAGGAGAATTTATGCCAAGTGTagaatgtttgccgagtgctttcacggaaacactcggcaaacactaccGTTGCTGAGTGCCCGAAATAAAGCACTTGGCaaataaaaacactcggcattttAACTGTTTCCCGTAGTAGGTCACGGTCGAAAAATACCAAAATTTAAGCCAAAATTTTTATCCCTATTGCCAACACTCGCCAGTTGAACCAAGCAGCAGCCAATGGCATGAGGGTGCACCCAGGATTGGTAGGGTATAGTTTCAAACCAATCCAAACAAACCCAAGCAGGAATACAATCACTATCCGTGACTTCCTTCAGCCATGATGGAACGTGGTCAAGCCAGTAAGGCAGTAACATACAGGAGAGTCTGCCTCCCTCCTTACAAAAGAAAGCCTAAAGTGAGCAAATGACCTCGTACTAAGCTATTGTATCTCATGCCATGAATCATCCATCATAGAGTTTCCACCAGCATCCGATTTAAGGAGATCGGCCAGCGACAGATTATCCAACTTCAATGTAACCTTGTTGTAGCCTTGTGCCACTGCTATCAGAAGGCCATCACGTGCAACGAGTGCTTCAGATATCAGCACATCTGGCAAGTATGTATACCAACGAGCGCTAGCCGCCTGGACTGAGCCAACATCATTCCTGAGCTAGCTCCGGAGGGGCGGAGCTAGGCTTGTTTATCAGTGTCAGCTAGGAGTAACACCGATAGTTTTCTTGAAAATCAGTGGTAAAACACTATTTTTTTGATAAAACAATAGGGGTGAAGTACCCCTGTtatatattaaaataaaaaggtCTCACAAAGTAAGCTAACAAAAAAAGAGCAGAAAcaacaagaaagaaaagaaaaagaaagaaagaaaggaaagttaAGCCACGGTTGTCAAGATCGTTTGTAAAGAATGTAACCAGACTTCCATTAGATGCACCAAATTTGGTCTGACCCTTAGCAGTAAGTAGCTGAATTCATCAAGGAACTTCTATTTGCAGATTGTGATTGAGGGGTCTAATTTAAACAACCAGTTGTTCCTTGTGGTCCAGATCCTCCATGACATTAAGATAATAATCTCCATGTAGAAAGGAACTCCCAGTTTTCGTTTGATTTGTTCAATAATATTCCGGTGTGATCTCGTGGATATGTATGTGACACCGACGTTGCATCTGAAGAATAGATGATTAACTGTTTCTCTTTTCTGCAGGATGCACAGTTCAAAAACAAATGAATCCAGATTCATACATTTTCTTCCCAAGATATCCCTTGTTGGCAAACGATCTATAAGCAGTAaccaaaagaaaactttgtgtTTCATTTGGCACCTGGATCTCCAAATCCATTTGAAGGAAGGATGCACCCTTCTCTGACCCATAATTGCTTTATAAGCTTTATTCGTGGAAAATTATGTCGATCCCCAAATGTATGACCATTGATCTTGTTCCCTTTCCATGACAAGGCTAGAGATTTTTTGTTGTAAGTGACAGAGCTGCTCATATGCTTGTGTTGATAGAGGTAAGTTAAAATCATTAATCAATTCTGTGTTGTTGAACACAACTCGGCATGTGGCATTCTGATTGGTGGCAAAGGCGTATAATTTAGGATAGTATTGACTCGGTATCATACCATTTCATAAGTCCTGCCAAAACAAGATAGTAGAGCCGTCTGCCAGAGAAGCAGACACTATTCCTTTGTATTTGTCCAATAATTTAACCATATCTCTCCACCAGAATGATCCTTTACGCTGCTGTCCTGGAAGCTTTCCTTGCTGATAATAATTATCCCATGCTAGATTTACCCATGGGATATCTGCTCTGGAATAGAACTTGTGCAAAAATTTGAGTAGCAGAGCATCATTATGAGCCCGAGTGTTTACCACTCCCAGTACTCCTTGCTTTTTGGGAACACATACCATCGTCCAGGTTGCTTTCGATGAGATCCGACCCTCTCCAGAGATAATGTTTCCTATATTTATCCAGTTGTTTGATGACACATTTGGGTAACTTGATTGTTGATGTGCAAAAAACTGCCGAAGAGGATAGCATTGAGTTGACCATTTCCAATTTACCACCTTGACTCAGGTAGATCGATGTGGAATTAAGCCTTTTCTCGACTCTCTGAATTAAGGGTAAGAAGTTTTGTATTTTTGGTTTGGTTGTCCCCAGAGGCAGGCCTAAGTAGGTGAAAGGTAAGGACCCCTGTTGGCAGTCTAGAATTGTTTCTAGACATTGTAAGGTTTGGTCACTTATGTTGAGAGGTACCATCACCGATTTGGTATAATTCACCTTCAAACCTGTTGACATAGCAAAGGTGTCTAATACTTGTTTAAGGTGACTCATCTGCCTTGGACATGCTTCCATGATGAGCAAGGTGTTATGGGCATACTGTACAATTGGAAAGTCTGAACCTGCCTCTTTCCGGGATTGGTAAGTTCAAATGTGACAGAtctttttctttgttcagaATGGTTTGCAGTAAGTCTGCTGCTAATACAAAGATTAGGGGTGATAATCGATCGCCTTGCCTAACCCCTCTTTTGCAGTGAAAGGTTTTTCCAGGAACGCCATTTAGCAAAACCGATGAGGTTCCTGAGTTTAATAAGCATTCTATCCATTTCACCCATCTCTATCCAAAACCTTTGTGTTTCATGATCTCAAGAATTGCCTTGTGTTCTATCTTATCAAAGGCTTTCTCAAAATCCAGTTTGAGAATTACCAGTTCTTTCTTCGATGATTTGCAAATGTGAATGTATTCATAAGCCCATGCCAAGCAATCATGTATGGTTCTCGTCTTGATGAATCCTTATTGTATTCTGTGGATTAATCTCTTTATTACCTTTTGTAGTCTCTCTGCAAGAAGTTTCGTGAGAAGTTTTAAGGCTGAGTTGAGCAAAGATATTGGCTTGAAATCCCCAACCCCCATTGGATTATCTATCTTTGGTAGCAAAGTAATGAAAGATGACTTGATGCTCTTAAGGCATAGACAAAAACTCTGTTGTACAAACTGGTTGAGCATTTTCAGGACATTTCAATGGTAGTATGAAAGGCTTGCTTGATGGATTATTAAAGTATGATAACATAAACTTCCATGCATGGGATGACAGAAACCATTTGGCCCATTCAAAGTGAGTTGGAGACAGCTGCTTAGCAATAAAGAAAGGAGCCCAGTCATAAGGGATTTGAATAATCTGTTGTGGGGAGCCCACTGGAGAGAAGAATTGAGCCCAATGTTGGCGAAGATCAGGAAGCTCGTCCTGATTATTACGGTACGAATTGGCCCATCCAGGATCTGCCTCTGTACTGGAGCCAATGTCAGTCAGAATCAAGTTGACTTGGTGTTGCAAATTGTGATCCGGTCCCTGTTCAATGTCGTGATGAGGTTGAATGGGCATGAGGAACTCAGGTAGGTGGTGGTTATCAATCTCCATATTAGCTTGTCCGAGGTTCCCTTCTGGGCCAGACATCTCTTGCTGCTAAGGTTGTTGGCGGATCAAGCCCTGTTGCACTTCCACAGGGCCCCCATCCTGGTGAAAAGGTCCAATCTCATTCAAATCTGGAAAGGCAAGTTGTTGCGGGATGGTGGCAAGGGCGAAGATAATTTGCCGAGCCTCCTGCTGATTAGCTTGTAGGTCATGCTCCAGTACTGCAGGGACCAAAAGACAGTCTTGCTCTGGTTGGTCCACACTCTTCTCCGATCCCTTGTCCTGGTGACAGGAGTCATTCTCTGGGCTTGAGACTGATGGTAATGGCACAGAAAGGCTCAATTGCAAGTCCAATTCCTCCTGTTGCTCCTCCTGCTAAGGCTCCTCTTGAATTAGGTCTTGATCTTGTTGGATATCAAACACCTGATCTTCTTCCAAAGGTTCATTATTAAGGTCAGTCACCATGTGTTCGTGATGGTGTTGATGGTTTAGCTCAATGAGGTTATTCTGTTGTTCATGTTCATCTTGCTGATGCCCAATGTTCTCATTTTGGTTCATCGGGATGCCGGGAAAATTGAAATTATCCTCGAATCCAGGATGAGGTATGTCTTCATCCCGAAGCTGCCCTCCCAGAAGAGTTTGCTGAATAATTTCACATTGAACTGTGATAGAAACCCTCTCAAAGTCATCCCCTTCCGACATAATTAGGTAGTGAGGCATATCTTCCAAATCAGTGACCCTAGCTTTTACTACTACCCTTGCCATAACACTATCTTTTTGCCAATAGATCAACCTACCAAAAGATTTAATAGAATCCCGGATGTCCTCTATGTTGCGAGAGTCAATTAGGAAACCAATCAGCAAGAGCTAGCACTCCCTATTGAACATCACCCTCCTAGCATTTGGTCCCCTATTGTGATTGACAAATGTATAACTGAGACCACCTCTCTGGTGAGGACTATGTTGAACCAAGGCATCCATATCGGTGGCTCTATTGAGTCGAACGAATGCTTGCGCCCGATGGAAAGGACATCTTTGGATTTCTTGTAGCCTAAGTTCATAATCATCCTCAACTAACCCCACAATAGCGGCTTGAACCTCAGCAAATGGAATCTCACCAGGGGGATAACCGGAGATAGTGACGATTGCCAAATCCTCATTCGCCGGTGCCGCCCTAGGAACCACCACCCTTGCAAATTTGGGTCTCCCTTGGATAATGACTCTTGCGAACCTGGGGAACATCAAATGCGATGGGTCGACATTCAGAGAAGTCATGTCCCTTTCCTGATCCTCTTGCTCACCGCACTCGTCAATGGAATGAAGGGGATTTACTTGCGACTGGAACAGTGGCAGAGGGGAGTGGAAGGAAGATGAAGGGGTAGTGACCTTTCGTGTGCTCAGTAGTTCCAGATCCAGCACTTGGAGAGAGGGGGACACTGGTGGGCTTTGAGAGGGCCTATTTGTCATTTGTGAACAATCCCTGAACCAATTGAGCCCAGCGCCTTTCAGCCATAAAGCGGTTGTAATTTTTGAGGAGAAGTTACTGCTTGGCAGCGTAGTAAACGCATTTGTGAACCGTTTTAGGTTTTGACGCCAAGGGAAGAGTCAAACCAATGACCCCTTTGATTACAGTGTCGGCAAACTGGCATCCATACGTGCATGCTTGGGGTAGTTAGCAGTTGGGAGTTTCTTAAGGTGGACTTGGTGGCCTGCAACAACAGCACCGGGCTTGGTGAAAGGCCTTCCAGAAGATCTTAGAGCAGGATTTCTTGACAGGCCAGAGGTAGCCCGttggtcaaatttgaaatcAGCATGCCGGGTTTGGGGGGGTTTCAGTCTGCTGAAGACTAAAACTCTCAAGGTGGGCAAACCTTTGGGAAGTGAAGACTGAGCTTCATTATTCTGATGAAGCAGAAGCTGCTTTCGTGAAACATCCCAGGACCGGGAACCCAAAGGAATGGAATTAGCACCCGAAAGAGGCACTGTCTTTTTACCGCATCAGCAAAAGAGATATTACTTTTAAAATTACCAGGTTTCCTCCAGGTCTGATAGAACTATGAACTCTCATGTATGCTATTAGCCCCGGCAGGATATGCAGGAGAAGACCTCATAGAGCCATTGAAAAAATTCTTGTTATTTTTGGAATAAACCTTGTGCCAGGTGAAATATGGACCCGAATCCTTCTTGACAAATTTAAGAGCTTTATAAAAGCCAACATCATTTAGCAGAAAGAAGGAAAGACTGAAAAGCTCACGGTTCACGGGGCTATGATTAATGACCATGAAACCCACATTTCGAGTACTTACATAGACTTAAAAATTTGATCTTCAAGCTGCTCTGCGAGGAAAAGGTGAGCTTTGCCCCCCAGGACTGATAATAAGCAAGTGTTTACTGATTCCTCTGAGAGCCTGAATCTGTTTCTGCTAAACGATGCTAGCAGGTGAAAGCCCTGCCCTGCTAGCTTCCCATCAAAATTCACTTGAGAGCCCAAAGTGCTAAGGACCGATTGGCTGAATGCTTTGCCTAATTCATAATTGAACTTGGAGAAATCCATGAAAGCAAGTACCAGCAAGAAACAAAGCTTGACAAACTAGAGCAGGTAAGGAGAGAGAAGGGCGGTGATGAAACGATCACCTCAAAACAAAGAAGCATCCAACCGACGAAATGAAACCAAGAGGATGAACAGAACACCGAGGGATAGGGTGATGAAGGGTCGATGATCTGAAACTACCATCCAACGTGAAGGGACCAGAGATCCGAGGAGGAAAGAAGGCAGGCAGCTGGGTTGGCTATGGCGTTGAGGTAGCGAAGAGCAAAAGGAAAACAACGGGTTCGGGGAGACCGTTGTCGGTGAAGAGACGAAGTGCTTGTGTGGCCAACGGGACCGGAGTGACCTTCGTCGGTGAGGAGGAGCAAAGCTTGTGATGGCCGACGAGGCCGGAGTAACCGTCGTCGGATGGGAAGTGGACGCCAGGACCAAAGTGGTCACCGGCAGGGGGAGCGCCCTCTCTCAGTCCTCATCTCCGGAGCCTCTTAACCTTCCCCCTCTTGCCCAAACGTCCTCCTCGACAGCCCTCATGGTAAAACACTGTCATGCACTGTTTATCTATAGAGTTAACACCGGTGTTTAATACAACTGACACCGGTGACTCCGGCGGCTGGCTCCGCCCCTGCTGCCCATCCGGTACCTCCTTCCGAGGGTCGTCCATCGAAGGCAGCCTTTGTGAACCTTGACCCAACCGTGTCAGGCAGCGGTGACATTGCTGGCTCCTTTTGTTTCCAAGCACATTAGATCCTCGAGCATACTGGAGATATGTTTCACTGCCGCATTTGGAGTCCATTGCACCCGGCCATTGCGTCTGGCATTCCGACATCCAGTTCCAGTTCCAGCTGCTGATCCGCTGAGTGCGGAGTGCGGATCACGCGGAAGTTGTTCTGGTACTGACCTCGGAATTGAATAACAATTCATGAATTATTTGTGCGATCTGATGGATGTCGATCCGATGCGAGTCAGGGACTtctgccggcggccgccgcattTTCCATTCTATTCTTCCAGCAGTTGAGAGTTCAGACGTCGTTGCCAGCTGCAGCGCAGTAGTGCAGTACTTCGAGGATGTGACATTGGGGCTCCGGGCCAGAAACAAAATTTCGGAATCAAACCTATCTCTGAATGTGACATTTCGAGGATAATCGTTGCCTGTACTTCCAGCTCCAGGAGAGGATACTGTCAAGTACAGGAAACGATCAGGCATGCCTAATCCGGTGCCATCTGGAACGCAATGGCTTTTCAAATGATCGATCAGGCACGCCCAATCCAGATGCGGAGATGCATTTCTTCATGCGATTCAAGACAGGCCAACGATCGCCTCGGGCCAGAGCTGCTCGGACAAAGATAGCCTGAAAACAAAGACGGAACCGACAGAATGCAGTGCCTCACTGCCTCCTACCTACACAAGAATATCTCACACATTTATAAACAGGAGATTCATGAACCTCTATATTTAATTTCGCTCGAAGGAGACCAAGACAGAATCAGATCATCACCATCAAGACGATTCCTGAATCCAAACTGCAGAGAAGAACGGAGCTGTACAGTATTGTATTTCTCAGATTGCAAACTTCCATTTACcgtattttgtttttttacttGTAACCTCGCTTTTGAGATCATAAGCTTCAGAAGCATAATACATCGCGCCGTGGATCAACGACAGGAGAAACATTATTAGCAGCGAGCAAAAATTCAGCTCGGGGAGCTCAGCGGCAGCACCGAGCTCCGAGCACGCGAATGCCGCGAGAAGAACGACCTGGGGATGCCACCTGAAGCCGGCCTGTCGATGCTGAGGTTGCTCCGATGGCCGGAACCCGATGCCTTCGCGCAGGACCGCTTCCGCCTGCCACCGATCTGCTCCTCTTCAGGAGCTGCCTCCGGCAAGCGCTCCCGTGCCGCGACCTCTGCCGCGGTTGACACAATGGCCGCGTCCATGGACGCCGCGCGCCTCACGTTACGAGGCAGCGGACAGaacggctgctgctgcggcggcggcggatccggggagCTGGATCGTTCTTGCTGGTCCTCTACTGCGGGTgaagcttcttcttcttggtggtcACTCTCCCTGTCCTCTTGTTCGTGATCCGGGATTGCGTCGCTCGCCGCAGCCGCTTGCTCGGCTTCGACGTTGTCGTTCGCATCCTGATCAGTCGGCGTGTCGGAGCTGgcctccccgcctccgccgccgtccccggtgGCCGCTGTGACGGCGGGGTCGATCACGTCGGAGCGGCAGAGCGGGCAGTTGACGTGTGCCCGGAGCCAGGTGTCGATGCAGGGGACGTGGAACGCGTGGCCACACTTGGGCAGCAGGCGCACGAGCTCGCCGTCCCGGAACTCGCCGAGGCAGACGGAGCAGTCGGCCGCGCCCAGGAGCCCCGCCCCGGCGCGGTACCGCGTCGCGGCGATGGAGTTGATCGCCGCCTCGTCGAGCCCCACGGTCCGGATGTACCAGACGTGGTGCACCactcccccgcctccgcctccgccctcggGGTCGTTCCAGCCGTCGTCGGCTTCCcccgcgcccggcggcggggcggccggtGCGAGgagcgcctgccgcctccgccgcaccTGCCGGCGCCGCACGGCGACCGAGACGCCGAGCAGGATCAGCGAGACGAAGGCGATCACCCCGACCGCGATGAGCACGTACCTGACGTAGTGCCACCGGTggtcgtcgcctccgccgccgacgccggagggcggcggcggcggcccgtgcCCGTGCATCCCTCCTCCCTGGTTCCTCCGACCCCTATGCGCGGAGGGAGAAGGCGAGGGCGGGAAGTGGATAGGAGGGCACGCTGGGATCGgggaggacgccggcgccggggaaggGGCGGGGCCGTGATAGGGGGAGCTGGgaaccggcggcgacggcggcgtgcagACGTACCCGTCGCATTCCACGGCGCCCGGGCCGTTTACCGGGAAGAGGCTCCGGCGGTGAGGCCTCATCGCCGGGGATCGATCGCGTCAgatcggccgcggcggcggcatctgTGGGTCGCCCGCGgggcgctggtggtggaggcggagacccggggcgggggagggggagtcGGGGAGGGGAAAGTGCTCGGAAGGTCGCGGGAATGCGTGCGGGGCTCGGTTTCTTTACGCGACGCGCGAGTGCGTGGACGGGGACGGCACGGCGGTGCCGGTGCGTGGACTGGGGGAGGCTGGCTGGCTGCCGAGGGCTCGGGCGGCCGCGGGGGCCGGGGGGCTTTGGTTGGTGGCCAAGTTGGACTGGGCGCGTGGAAAAACCTGCCACGCCCGGCGGCCAGTGGCTTGTCACTGTTGGTGCTGGCATGGAGTAagcttttttttccccctctcgCGGAAAGGATAAACCTTGATTTCATCCTCCGTTTAATCCACTTTTGACTCGGTGAGCTCGGAGGGTAGACCTGACGGTGACGGGGCGATGACTGGAAGAGTGACGTGGCCGGGCATGCTGCGATGTGAGGGGGTTCGTCACTTCGTCGGACCTTTGCCACTCCCACCGGACGGCTTCAACGCACCGGTAGCCTGGCCAAGTTGTGGCCAAACCCCA from Setaria italica strain Yugu1 chromosome VII, Setaria_italica_v2.0, whole genome shotgun sequence includes the following:
- the LOC101786910 gene encoding E3 ubiquitin-protein ligase Os04g0590900; translated protein: MRPHRRSLFPVNGPGAVECDGYVCTPPSPPVPSSPYHGPAPSPAPASSPIPACPPIHFPPSPSPSAHRGRRNQGGGMHGHGPPPPPSGVGGGGDDHRWHYVRYVLIAVGVIAFVSLILLGVSVAVRRRQVRRRRQALLAPAAPPPGAGEADDGWNDPEGGGGGGGVVHHVWYIRTVGLDEAAINSIAATRYRAGAGLLGAADCSVCLGEFRDGELVRLLPKCGHAFHVPCIDTWLRAHVNCPLCRSDVIDPAVTAATGDGGGGGEASSDTPTDQDANDNVEAEQAAAASDAIPDHEQEDRESDHQEEEASPAVEDQQERSSSPDPPPPQQQPFCPLPRNVRRAASMDAAIVSTAAEVAARERLPEAAPEEEQIGGRRKRSCAKASGSGHRSNLSIDRPASGGIPRSFFSRHSRARSSVLPLSSPS